One genomic region from Ruegeria sp. TM1040 encodes:
- a CDS encoding CBS domain-containing protein, which yields MPASFTPKTRGSETSDKKTSSQTLDTNMSAARATVGDVLASKNGELYWINPEDTVAKAVEVLRDRGIGALLVKNAQGDLVGILSERDIVRRLADTPGATLPQTVEGLMSRDVITATTDQSVVEVLRLMTDGRFRHMPVLEQEQLVGMITIGDVVNFRLTALEYEALQLKQLIVG from the coding sequence ATGCCTGCTTCATTTACTCCCAAGACCCGCGGCTCCGAGACATCGGATAAAAAGACCAGCAGCCAGACATTGGACACCAATATGTCTGCTGCGCGGGCAACCGTTGGCGATGTGCTCGCAAGCAAGAATGGCGAGCTTTACTGGATCAATCCCGAGGACACTGTCGCCAAGGCCGTGGAGGTTCTGCGCGACAGGGGAATTGGCGCGCTTTTGGTGAAAAACGCGCAAGGTGACCTAGTCGGGATTCTCTCGGAGCGCGACATCGTGCGTCGGTTGGCGGACACGCCCGGCGCCACCTTGCCGCAAACGGTCGAAGGCCTGATGTCGCGCGACGTCATCACCGCAACCACGGATCAGTCGGTGGTCGAGGTGCTGCGCCTGATGACAGACGGGCGCTTCCGCCACATGCCGGTGCTGGAACAAGAGCAGCTCGTCGGGATGATCACCATCGGAGACGTGGTGAACTTCCGACTGACGGCGCTTGAATATGAAGCGCTGCAGCTCAAACAGCTTATTGTTGGATGA